TTAATGATTTTGAAAAAGCAGTACAAGAAGTAAAAACGATAAGGGAACGGGATAAAAAGAACTGGAAAATATTAAATGAATGGCTTCATAATGTAGAAGATAGATTGAAGACGTTAGAACAGGAAAAGAAGAACAATAAAAGAAGATATAATGAAATAAATAATAAGTTCGCAGGTATTGAAAAATACATTAATACAGAAAGGTATAAAAAAACAATTAAGAAAGAAACAAACCGCGAGAACGTATTATATTTATTAAAGAACGGATTAAACCAACCTACGGAAATAAAGAAAGAGTTTAAAGGAGGAACAAAAGCATTATATGAAACATTAAAAAGGCTTGAAAAATCGGGAGAGATTACACGCAGGAAAGAAGGAAAGAAGGTTTATTATGAGATAAAGAAAGGATATAATTTATAAGGACTGAATAAAACCATATTTTTTTATACATATTTATGAAAAAGAAGGCATTTAACGACCTTTCAGAAGAAAACAGAGAATGAAAACAGATTTTAATTTGTATCTGGTACCCATTATTTAGTTT
This genomic interval from Methanococcus maripaludis C5 contains the following:
- a CDS encoding winged helix-turn-helix domain-containing protein — protein: MDYFYKENNKNKKGVGSILSKIKKTIENKEGKEKKTIIEGDKTAELTRINNKLDNIDKIVNEHLNDFELLGKAIDEYLLSIKKELKDNINADSKKKIEQINKIQNTLKELENRFNDFEKAVQEVKTIRERDKKNWKILNEWLHNVEDRLKTLEQEKKNNKRRYNEINNKFAGIEKYINTERYKKTIKKETNRENVLYLLKNGLNQPTEIKKEFKGGTKALYETLKRLEKSGEITRRKEGKKVYYEIKKGYNL